The genomic window GAAGGCCTACCTGGCCACGCAGATCGAGCTGGACCGGGCCATGGAGCTCCTGCTGGAGCGGCTGGAGGAGGCCGGGGTTGCGGACCGGACCCTCATCGTCCTGAGCGCCGACCACTACCCCTATGGCCTGAGCGAGGACGAGATCGACGACCTGGCCGGGCATGAGGTGGAGAGCAACTTCGAGCTCCACAAGAGCAGCCTGATCATCTATGCCAACGGCATGGAGCCCGAGACGATCGACGAGCCGGTCTCGAGCATGGACATCATCCCGACCATCTCCAACCTGATGGGGCTGGAGTTCGACTCCCGCCTGCTCATGGGCCGGGACGTCTTCTCTGGCAGCGATCCGCTGGTGATCTTCAACAACCGCAGCTTCATCACCGACCAGGGGCGCTACAACGCACTCACCCGAGAGTTCGCGCCCGAGCCGGGAGCGACGCCGCCCGACGACTACCGCCAGGCGATCTCGGACGAGATCGACCGCCGGTTCTACTACTCGACCGTGATCCTCGACGAGGACTACTACGACCTCGTCCTTGACCGATAGCTCCTTCACTCCCGCCCAGTCTGACAATCCCGTTGCTTCCGCGGCGGCCGGGCCCGACCATGGGAGACGTGAGTGACACCGTCTATCCGCTGCAGACCCCCCGACTCGTGCTGCGCATGCTGCGCCAGGACGACATCGGCATCCTCACGGCATACCGCAACGACCCGCAGGTCGCGGCGCTGCAGGACTGGGACCTGCCCTATCCGCGCGAGCGGGCCGAGCGGTTGGTCGCGGCCCACGCCGACCGCGACGACATCGCCGTCGGCACCGGCACCCAGCTCGCCATCGACCTGGACGGCCAGCTGATCGGCGACATCTTTGTCGGCGTGGACGAGCACTGTGGCCTAGCGGAGATCGGCTACACGCTCACCCGCGACAACCAGGGCAAGGGGTATGCCGTGGAGGCGGTGAGCGCTGTCGTCGACGACCTCATCGACCGGCTGGGGGTGCACCGCCTGGTGGCCGAACTGTCTCCGGACAACGACGCCTCTGCGCGACTGCTCGAACGCCTCGGCATGTCGTTCGAGTACTTCGCCGCGAAGTCCTTCTGGTGGCGTGGTGCCTGGGACGACAACACCTACTACTCCATGACCGCCGAGCAGCGGCGGGCCTGGCGCGTGCGCCCCCGGAGTGCGCCGGAGCAGGTCCGCCTCGTCGAGCTCACCCACGCCAACGTCTGGGACTATCGCAGGCTGCGCACGCACCGCACCCAGGAGCGGTTCGTCGCCACCATGGACCAGTCCTTCACCGACGCGTTGTTCCCCGAACCCGAGCAGGGTCACCCCGTGGTGCCGGCGCTGCGGGGCATCGAGGCCGACGGGGAGCCCGCCGGCTTCCTGATGTGGGCCGACGCTGTCAACGAGGGCACCCCCGACCCCTATCTCTGGCGCTTCCTGATCGACCGGCAGCACCAGGGGCGTGGCATCGGCGGGCGTGCCCTCGAGCTCTGGGCGGACGACCTGCGGGCGGCCGGGCACACCGCGATCGAGACCAGCTGGGTGCAGGGCCACGGTGGGCCCAAACCGTTCTATCTGCGGGCCGGCTTCGTGCTCACCGGTGAGATGGACGATGGAGAAGCCGTCGCACGCCTGAGTCTCTGAGCGTCGGCTGGCGAGGTCCACGGGACGGTTCGGACGGGCCCGCCCACCGCAGGTCTAGTCCGACCACTCAAGATAGAGCTGCGTCTGCGTCGTGGCCGAGACCTCCTTGCCGTCGCCGCGCGTGGTCATCACCTGGACCACGACTGAGGTCCGGCCCACGTGCAGTGGGCGTCCCTCAGCGATCACGGTGTCCCCGATCCGAGCAGCACGGAAGAAGTTGGTCTTGGCCTCGAGCGTGACGTTGGTCGTGCCCGGAGGACAGTTCGCAAACGCGATCGTCCCGGCACAGTGGTCGACCAGCGACATCAGGGCCCCGCCGTGCAGCACACCGTTGCGGTTGGCGAACTGCGGGGAGACCGTCATGCGATAGACCGCGCGGGACGGCTCCGCGACGATCTCCTCGATCCCGAGCAGCTGGGAGAAGGCAGTCGGTGGGTGCACGTCACTGGCAGGGTCCATGAGCGCTGACACTAGTCCGTCAGCGCGCCACTGCCGGCGCCGGTCGCTTCGTGCTCGTCAGGGCAGCCCTGAGGTAGGGCTCAGCCCCACGCCAGGTAGGCCGCGAGCAGCAGCACCAGCCCACCACCCACCAGCAGCGCCACGGCGAGCAGGAGTCCCGCTCGGTCCTCGGGCGGCGGGGACTGCGGCGTCACGGCGGCTGATGCGGGCTGCGCGGCCGCCTCCGGCCCATCCGGACCCCACCCGGTCGGCAGCTCCGGCACCTGGTCGAAGATCTCGATTTCGCCCACCACGTCAGCGGGATCACCGCCCACCAGCCCGGTCAACGCTAGCCCCTGCCGTGCCCGCGCCGCAGTCGGCGTGCGCCGGGCCGGGTCGAACTCTCCCAGCCCTCGGATCACCTCGGCCAGCCCCTCGGGCACGGCCACGCCAGCCAGCGCGTCCAGGGGCCGGGAGAGGGAAGGGCGCGTCCCGGTGACCATCTCCACGGCGACCATGCCCGCGGCATACAGATCGGCACGGGGGTCGGGCTCCCAGCCGGGCTGGTGACACTCGGGGGCGAGATAGCCCCGGGTGCCCAGCGTCACCGGCCCATGGGTCAGCCGTGGCTCATCCACCGCGGTCGCGACGCCGAAGTCGCTCAGCCGCAGGTGCGGCCTCGCCGCGCCGGTGGCGTCCAGCAGCAGGTTCGCCGGCTTGACGTCCCGGTGGACCACGCCCTGCCCGTGGATCTGATCGAGGGCCTCCAACAACTGGTCCAGCAGCGTCGCGGCCAGTCGAGGAGGCAGCGGTCCGAAGTCGCCGATGAGGGTCGCCATCGAGCCACCGCGCACGATCGGCATCGTGAACAGCACCTTGGCGTCCTCCCCCGCCCACCCCAGCGGGGTCAGCACGTGGGGGTGCTCGATGCGCACGGTCTGCTCCCGGATGAAGCGCAGCAGGGACGCCGCATCAACCTGCCGCAGCACCTTGGCCGCCAGGTAGCGCTGCCCGCGCGGGTCCCAGACGCGCCACACGACACCGGCCCCACCCTCGCCGAGGGGGTCGACCAGCTCATAGCGTCCGGCGAAGATGTCACCCACGACAGACCACCCTAGTGACCTCGCGGACTCACTCGATCCACGCCATAGCAGAAGGACGGGTGCCAGCACAATGGGTAGAACTACCCATTGTGACCTGAGGCACACACGAGTGGGATACATAGCACACGCGCCTGCAATTCAACCGTGACGTCTTGAGCAG from Ornithinimicrobium cryptoxanthini includes these protein-coding regions:
- a CDS encoding serine/threonine-protein kinase; translation: MGDIFAGRYELVDPLGEGGAGVVWRVWDPRGQRYLAAKVLRQVDAASLLRFIREQTVRIEHPHVLTPLGWAGEDAKVLFTMPIVRGGSMATLIGDFGPLPPRLAATLLDQLLEALDQIHGQGVVHRDVKPANLLLDATGAARPHLRLSDFGVATAVDEPRLTHGPVTLGTRGYLAPECHQPGWEPDPRADLYAAGMVAVEMVTGTRPSLSRPLDALAGVAVPEGLAEVIRGLGEFDPARRTPTAARARQGLALTGLVGGDPADVVGEIEIFDQVPELPTGWGPDGPEAAAQPASAAVTPQSPPPEDRAGLLLAVALLVGGGLVLLLAAYLAWG
- a CDS encoding PaaI family thioesterase — translated: MDPASDVHPPTAFSQLLGIEEIVAEPSRAVYRMTVSPQFANRNGVLHGGALMSLVDHCAGTIAFANCPPGTTNVTLEAKTNFFRAARIGDTVIAEGRPLHVGRTSVVVQVMTTRGDGKEVSATTQTQLYLEWSD
- a CDS encoding GNAT family N-acetyltransferase; its protein translation is MSDTVYPLQTPRLVLRMLRQDDIGILTAYRNDPQVAALQDWDLPYPRERAERLVAAHADRDDIAVGTGTQLAIDLDGQLIGDIFVGVDEHCGLAEIGYTLTRDNQGKGYAVEAVSAVVDDLIDRLGVHRLVAELSPDNDASARLLERLGMSFEYFAAKSFWWRGAWDDNTYYSMTAEQRRAWRVRPRSAPEQVRLVELTHANVWDYRRLRTHRTQERFVATMDQSFTDALFPEPEQGHPVVPALRGIEADGEPAGFLMWADAVNEGTPDPYLWRFLIDRQHQGRGIGGRALELWADDLRAAGHTAIETSWVQGHGGPKPFYLRAGFVLTGEMDDGEAVARLSL